Proteins encoded by one window of Pseudomonas coleopterorum:
- a CDS encoding TIGR03915 family putative DNA repair protein codes for MICLDCDDLFATWRQQARWLLSHQIDPSHVGWNTVADLFATDEHYPEEIGPFQARIPVALIELLQSAAQYRGEQRWSLLYEVLWRVSHGDRTAMLAGDRLGSELHRRIKQVRRESHHLHAFLRFVEMPVATEGPPGPEYVAWHEPAHDILALASEHFIGRMGRSRWLIATPQDGVYYDGTQLIHERRCPLEWQQLAQQAHDPQGELWLTYYSHIFNPARLNPKVMQGHLPTRFWKNLPEGALIPGLISDARTGKQRDGQARDIGKRQGKRIGRSV; via the coding sequence ATGATATGCCTGGACTGCGACGACCTGTTCGCCACCTGGCGGCAACAGGCGCGCTGGCTGCTCAGCCATCAGATCGATCCGAGTCATGTGGGCTGGAACACCGTAGCGGACCTGTTCGCCACGGACGAGCATTACCCGGAGGAAATCGGTCCTTTCCAGGCGCGCATTCCCGTGGCCCTCATCGAGCTGCTGCAAAGCGCGGCGCAGTACCGTGGCGAGCAACGCTGGAGCCTGTTATACGAAGTGCTCTGGCGCGTCAGCCATGGCGACCGCACGGCCATGCTGGCCGGTGATCGCCTGGGCAGTGAGCTGCACCGGCGTATCAAGCAGGTTCGGCGCGAGAGCCATCATCTGCATGCCTTTCTGCGCTTCGTCGAGATGCCGGTCGCGACCGAGGGTCCTCCCGGTCCTGAATACGTGGCTTGGCACGAACCGGCTCATGACATCCTGGCCTTGGCCAGCGAGCATTTCATCGGGCGCATGGGGCGCAGCCGCTGGCTGATAGCGACGCCTCAGGACGGTGTCTATTACGACGGCACCCAGCTGATCCACGAACGGCGATGCCCATTGGAATGGCAGCAACTGGCGCAGCAAGCCCACGACCCGCAGGGCGAGCTGTGGCTGACCTATTACAGCCACATCTTCAACCCGGCGCGCTTGAACCCCAAGGTCATGCAAGGTCACTTGCCCACTCGCTTCTGGAAGAATCTGCCTGAAGGCGCATTGATTCCCGGCCTGATCAGCGATGCGCGCACCGGCAAGCAGCGTGATGGCCAGGCTCGCGACATCGGCAAACGCCAGGGCAAGCGCATCGGACGCTCGGTTTAG
- a CDS encoding NRDE family protein yields the protein MCLIVFTWQPGHDTPLVLAGNRDEFHARPTAPLSQWRDSCGVYAGRDLEAGGSWLGIGPNGRIAALTNIRRPGQPPARRSRGDLVAGFLTGELSIEAYLQAVTDRLDQYAGFNLLLGDGQRLCYLHSAAGTPQYLEAGTYGLSNASLDTPWPKLVKACHGLEVAGSQPDALLAMLADADQAPEHALPDTGVGLATERLLSSVFITGASYGTRASTVVIVDAEGHREMIERSFGPLGSVLGEVHLQGV from the coding sequence ATGTGCCTGATCGTTTTCACCTGGCAGCCCGGCCATGACACACCGCTGGTACTGGCAGGCAACCGTGACGAATTCCACGCCCGACCCACGGCGCCGTTGTCCCAGTGGCGGGATTCTTGCGGGGTGTACGCCGGTCGGGACCTGGAAGCAGGCGGTAGCTGGCTGGGGATCGGGCCGAACGGGCGTATCGCCGCGCTGACCAATATCCGGCGCCCCGGCCAGCCACCCGCGCGCCGCTCCCGAGGTGATCTGGTGGCGGGTTTTCTGACCGGTGAACTGTCGATCGAGGCTTATCTGCAGGCCGTCACGGATCGCCTGGACCAATACGCCGGATTCAATCTGCTGCTCGGTGATGGTCAGCGCCTGTGCTACCTGCACTCCGCTGCAGGCACGCCGCAGTATCTGGAGGCAGGCACCTACGGGCTGTCCAATGCCAGCCTCGACACGCCATGGCCCAAGCTGGTGAAAGCCTGTCACGGGCTGGAGGTCGCTGGTAGCCAGCCTGACGCATTACTGGCAATGCTGGCCGATGCCGACCAGGCACCGGAACATGCGCTACCTGATACGGGCGTGGGCCTGGCCACCGAGCGGCTGCTGTCGAGTGTGTTCATTACCGGTGCCAGCTACGGAACGCGCGCCAGTACGGTAGTTATCGTTGACGCCGAGGGTCATCGGGAAATGATCGAGCGCAGCTTCGGTCCGCTGGGAAGTGTGCTGGGTGAAGTTCATCTGCAGGGGGTCTAG
- the lgt gene encoding prolipoprotein diacylglyceryl transferase, with protein MLPYPQIDPVALAIGPLKIHWYGLMYLVGIGGAWLLASRRLNGFDPTWTKEKLSDLVFWCAMGVILGGRLGYVLFYDLEQYIANPTLIFEVWKGGMSFHGGLLGVMLATWWFGRKNDKSFFQLMDFIAPLVPIGLGAGRIGNFINAELWGKPTDVPWAMIFPPFSDPAQLPRHPSQLYQFALEGVALFVILWLFSRKPRPTMAVSGMFALFYGIFRFIVEFVRVPDAQLGYLAWGWLTMGQVLCLPMILGGLGLIWLAYHRAPAAPRPAV; from the coding sequence ATGCTGCCTTACCCGCAGATCGACCCGGTGGCACTGGCCATCGGACCGCTGAAAATCCACTGGTACGGCCTGATGTACCTGGTGGGCATTGGTGGCGCCTGGTTGCTGGCCTCACGCCGGCTCAACGGGTTCGACCCGACCTGGACCAAGGAAAAACTCTCGGACCTGGTGTTCTGGTGTGCAATGGGGGTGATCCTCGGCGGCCGCCTCGGCTACGTGCTGTTCTACGACCTGGAGCAATACATCGCCAACCCCACCTTGATATTCGAGGTGTGGAAGGGCGGCATGTCGTTCCATGGCGGGCTGCTGGGCGTAATGCTGGCCACGTGGTGGTTCGGCAGGAAGAACGACAAGTCGTTCTTCCAGCTGATGGACTTCATCGCTCCGCTGGTGCCGATCGGTCTGGGCGCCGGGCGCATCGGCAACTTCATCAACGCCGAGCTGTGGGGCAAACCCACCGATGTGCCCTGGGCCATGATCTTCCCGCCTTTCAGCGATCCGGCGCAGTTGCCCCGTCACCCTTCGCAGCTCTACCAGTTTGCGTTGGAAGGCGTCGCTTTGTTCGTCATCCTCTGGCTATTCTCGCGCAAGCCGCGGCCGACGATGGCCGTATCGGGCATGTTCGCCCTGTTCTACGGCATCTTCCGCTTCATCGTCGAGTTCGTCCGCGTGCCCGATGCGCAGTTGGGCTACCTGGCGTGGGGCTGGCTGACGATGGGGCAGGTGCTGTGTCTGCCGATGATCCTGGGCGGTCTGGGGCTGATCTGGTTGGCCTACCACCGCGCGCCGGCGGCTCCGCGCCCGGCTGTTTGA
- the thyA gene encoding thymidylate synthase: MKQYLELVAHVIKNGTLQSNRTGVRTISFPGAMLRFDLQEGFPAITTRRLAFKSAIGEMVGFLRGVNNAAEFRALGCKVWDQNANENAQWLANPFRQGEDDLGEIYGVQWRQWPAYKRIALSNPAAIELAVSQGYRQIAQAEENGESFVVLYKAIDQIRQCLDTIIKDPGSRRILFHGWNCAQLDEMALPPCHLLYQFHPNPETREISLTLYIRSNDLGLLYPLQEPAQYAMAA, encoded by the coding sequence ATGAAGCAATATCTGGAACTGGTCGCCCACGTCATCAAGAACGGCACCTTGCAAAGCAACCGCACCGGCGTGCGCACCATCAGTTTCCCGGGTGCCATGCTGCGGTTCGACCTGCAGGAAGGCTTTCCGGCGATCACCACCCGGCGCCTGGCCTTCAAGTCGGCCATCGGCGAAATGGTCGGGTTCCTGCGCGGCGTCAACAATGCCGCCGAATTCCGCGCCTTGGGCTGTAAGGTCTGGGACCAGAACGCCAACGAGAACGCCCAGTGGCTGGCCAACCCCTTCCGCCAGGGTGAAGACGACCTGGGCGAGATCTATGGCGTGCAGTGGCGCCAGTGGCCAGCCTACAAACGCATCGCCCTGAGCAACCCCGCGGCGATCGAACTGGCCGTCAGCCAAGGCTATCGGCAGATTGCCCAGGCCGAGGAAAACGGCGAGAGCTTCGTGGTGCTGTACAAAGCCATCGACCAGATTCGCCAGTGCCTCGACACCATCATCAAGGACCCAGGCAGCCGTCGAATCCTGTTCCACGGCTGGAACTGCGCCCAGCTCGATGAAATGGCGCTGCCGCCGTGCCATCTGCTGTACCAGTTCCATCCCAACCCGGAAACCCGCGAGATCTCGTTGACACTGTACATCCGCTCCAACGACCTGGGTCTTTTATACCCCCTTCAAGAACCTGCACAGTACGCAATGGCTGCGTAG
- a CDS encoding tyrosine-type recombinase/integrase → MKVVAVRGQPLDLSESPTRRDDVSNEYQTQEALKLTGAAVFDDDERLMPLISGFLSHELRNALISQQSALTYGRNLGYFHEYLMGRREFADCERDSAFLEIRTHVIEEYFAHIREAEEISKKTVRNRDSSLMAFFNKSLCRGVDDLPAPRTGPNPYVGGLLSPRPNKRLVIACSLDNLRELILATQSERERCLLQFIYDTGVRRSEVPRVTLKAIDDALRFQDTLFVSPGASVSVNADYCPMRIDGSKGSADSFKPRDTLVSRATLLRVKKYHSSPLYRMYKGQFRNAEDTPAFLNAEGGQYTARSISKLLERTSKRALDLLRIDRMISPHKLRHGNAYALLRTPDIGTDFLDRMVAVQKTLGHSRLTTSETYTQIPHDLYQKLVRPGTETKTKAGEMAELSQQTRLRIDAGDMK, encoded by the coding sequence ATGAAGGTAGTAGCAGTACGGGGTCAACCTCTTGATCTCAGTGAGTCCCCGACCAGGCGGGACGATGTTTCCAATGAGTACCAGACTCAGGAAGCCTTGAAGCTTACAGGGGCAGCCGTCTTCGATGACGATGAGCGTCTGATGCCTCTGATCTCGGGGTTCCTATCCCACGAGCTCCGGAACGCTCTGATCTCCCAGCAATCAGCCCTTACCTATGGCAGGAACCTGGGGTACTTCCATGAGTACCTGATGGGGCGTCGTGAGTTCGCAGACTGTGAGCGCGACTCAGCCTTCTTGGAAATCCGGACTCACGTTATCGAGGAGTACTTTGCTCACATCCGTGAAGCCGAGGAGATTTCGAAGAAGACTGTGCGCAACCGCGATTCATCCCTGATGGCTTTCTTCAACAAGTCCTTGTGCCGAGGAGTAGATGATCTTCCGGCTCCTCGAACTGGGCCTAACCCCTACGTAGGTGGCTTGCTGTCGCCCCGGCCAAACAAGAGATTGGTGATCGCCTGCTCGCTGGACAACCTCAGAGAGCTCATCTTGGCCACGCAAAGTGAGCGTGAACGCTGCCTGCTGCAGTTCATCTACGATACCGGCGTGCGACGCTCAGAAGTCCCGCGGGTAACTCTGAAGGCGATTGATGACGCCCTTCGTTTCCAAGACACCTTGTTCGTCTCGCCTGGTGCTTCTGTCAGCGTCAATGCTGATTACTGCCCCATGCGTATCGATGGCAGCAAGGGCTCTGCAGACTCTTTCAAACCGCGTGACACGTTAGTGAGCCGAGCTACCCTGCTGCGCGTAAAAAAGTACCACTCCTCCCCGCTATACAGGATGTACAAAGGCCAATTCCGCAATGCGGAGGACACCCCCGCTTTCCTGAACGCTGAGGGTGGCCAATACACTGCTCGCTCGATCTCAAAGCTCCTAGAGCGCACCTCGAAGCGTGCCCTTGATCTATTGAGGATCGACAGGATGATTTCCCCTCACAAATTGCGCCACGGAAACGCCTACGCCCTGCTCAGGACGCCGGACATCGGTACTGATTTCCTTGATCGGATGGTCGCCGTGCAGAAGACGCTGGGCCACTCGCGGCTCACAACGTCGGAAACCTACACTCAGATTCCTCACGACCTTTATCAAAAGCTCGTCCGCCCTGGCACTGAAACCAAAACGAAAGCAGGTGAGATGGCCGAGCTTTCCCAACAGACGCGCCTGAGAATTGATGCTGGAGATATGAAATGA